In the genome of Candidatus Binatia bacterium, one region contains:
- a CDS encoding Uma2 family endonuclease — MDALIEPLIRSPRLPRLLDQLRSYAAEEAARRQRFYDEMREDRKMEFINGEVVVQSPARARHIEVTGRLLRLLAAFTAVHRAGRVFSEKALVCLTRNDYEPDIAFFGPEKAAGITPDQMKFPAPDLVVEVLSPTTEHIDRGVKLEDYAAHGVAEYWIIDSDAEVIEQYLNDSSGNYRLVGRRGEGDVGATVIPGFTIPVRSVFEEDENLRVLREIVG; from the coding sequence ATGGACGCTCTTATCGAGCCGCTTATCCGGTCGCCCCGGTTGCCGCGCCTTCTCGATCAGTTGCGGTCCTACGCCGCCGAGGAGGCCGCGCGCAGGCAGCGCTTTTACGACGAGATGCGCGAAGACCGTAAGATGGAGTTCATCAACGGGGAGGTGGTGGTGCAGTCACCCGCGAGGGCCAGGCACATCGAGGTTACCGGGCGACTGCTGCGGCTTCTGGCGGCGTTCACGGCGGTGCACCGTGCGGGCCGCGTGTTTTCCGAGAAGGCGTTGGTTTGCCTGACGCGCAACGACTACGAGCCGGACATTGCGTTCTTCGGCCCCGAGAAGGCTGCGGGGATCACGCCGGATCAGATGAAATTTCCAGCGCCCGACCTGGTCGTGGAGGTTCTCTCGCCGACGACGGAACACATCGACCGTGGCGTCAAACTAGAGGACTATGCCGCGCACGGGGTGGCCGAATACTGGATCATCGACTCCGATGCCGAGGTGATCGAACAGTACCTGAACGACTCGAGCGGCAACTATCGTCTCGTGGGGCGCCGGGGCGAGGGCGACGTCGGCGCCACCGTCATCCCGGGCTTCACGATTCCCGTCCGCTCAGTGTTCGAAGAGGACGAGAACCTTCGCGTCTTGAGGGAGATCGTTGGCTAA
- a CDS encoding MoxR family ATPase, producing MDGGVAAINERVREESAALYRLREEIGRVIVGQRYLVDRLLIGLLANGHVLLEGVPGLAKTLSVKTLAQTLDAAFQRLQFTPDLLPADVIGTLVYNPRDGVFTTKKGPIFANIVLADEINRAPAKVQSALLEAMQEHQVTIGDETHQLPDPFLVLATQNPIEQEGTYPLPEAQVDRFMLKLAVGYPSKAEERQILDRMATTSPPAALRPVISTHDVQRLRTVVDEIYVDDKLKDYLVDLVCATRDPGAYDLDLARWIQYGASPRATLYLTLAAKAHAFLNGRGYVTPQDVKSIGPDVLRHRIIVTYEAEAEEVTPETVVKSVLEGIPVP from the coding sequence ATGGATGGTGGAGTCGCCGCGATCAACGAACGTGTACGCGAAGAAAGCGCCGCCCTGTATCGCCTGCGGGAAGAGATCGGCCGCGTGATTGTCGGCCAACGCTATCTGGTGGACCGTCTCTTGATCGGTCTGCTGGCCAACGGACACGTTCTGCTCGAGGGCGTCCCCGGCCTCGCCAAGACCCTGTCGGTCAAGACACTCGCCCAGACTCTCGACGCCGCTTTCCAGCGCCTGCAGTTCACTCCCGATCTCCTTCCCGCCGACGTCATTGGCACGCTGGTCTACAACCCCCGGGACGGCGTCTTCACCACCAAGAAGGGACCCATCTTCGCCAACATCGTCCTTGCCGACGAGATCAACCGCGCCCCGGCCAAGGTGCAAAGCGCCCTGCTCGAAGCGATGCAGGAACACCAGGTTACGATCGGCGACGAAACCCACCAATTGCCCGATCCGTTCCTCGTGCTGGCAACACAGAACCCCATCGAGCAGGAAGGCACCTATCCCCTGCCGGAAGCGCAGGTCGACCGGTTCATGTTGAAGCTCGCCGTCGGTTATCCGTCCAAGGCCGAAGAGCGTCAGATCCTCGATCGCATGGCCACCACGAGCCCCCCCGCCGCCCTCCGCCCGGTTATCTCCACGCACGACGTGCAACGGCTGCGCACCGTCGTCGACGAGATATACGTCGACGATAAGCTCAAGGACTACCTGGTCGATCTCGTCTGCGCCACGCGCGACCCCGGGGCGTACGACCTCGACCTCGCGCGCTGGATTCAGTACGGCGCCTCGCCGCGCGCGACCCTCTACCTGACGCTGGCCGCCAAAGCCCACGCCTTCCTCAACGGGCGCGGCTACGTCACCCCGCAAGACGTCAAGTCGATAGGCCCCGACGTCCTCCGACATCGCATCATCGTAACCTACGAAGCCGAAGCCGAAGAAGTAACCCCGGAAACCGTGGTGAAATCCGTCCTCGAAGGAATCCCAGTCCCATAA
- a CDS encoding DUF58 domain-containing protein, producing the protein MLTPEQLKTVRKIQIRTSHLVSDVFAGQYHSVFKGRGMEFAEVRHYLPGDDVRTIDWNVTARTGVPHVKRFVEERELTVMLLVDASASTHFGTVRQLKSEMAAELAAVFAFSAITNNDKVGLVMFSDHIELSLRPKKGTRHVLRVIREVLSFKPRGRGTNIAAALEHLGHVSKRRCVTFVISDFLDPTARAALALANRRHDVVGVVLDDPSDSSLPDVGLIELEDAESGDRLMVDTGNARLRREFERRATEARTERDRMLRSADVDAIALRTDRPYAEALLGFFRMRERRH; encoded by the coding sequence ATGCTCACCCCCGAGCAACTCAAGACCGTCCGCAAGATCCAGATCCGCACGAGCCATCTGGTCAGCGACGTCTTTGCCGGACAGTACCACAGCGTATTCAAGGGCCGCGGCATGGAGTTCGCCGAAGTACGCCACTACCTGCCCGGAGACGACGTCCGCACCATCGACTGGAATGTCACGGCCCGCACCGGCGTGCCGCACGTCAAGCGTTTCGTCGAGGAACGCGAACTCACCGTCATGCTGCTGGTGGACGCCAGTGCGTCGACCCACTTTGGAACCGTCAGGCAACTCAAGAGCGAAATGGCCGCCGAGCTCGCCGCCGTCTTCGCGTTCTCCGCAATTACCAACAACGACAAGGTCGGACTGGTGATGTTCAGCGACCACATCGAACTATCCCTGCGACCGAAGAAGGGTACACGTCACGTGCTGCGTGTGATCCGGGAGGTGCTGTCTTTCAAGCCGCGCGGTCGTGGCACGAACATCGCCGCCGCGCTCGAGCATCTCGGGCACGTCAGCAAGCGGCGCTGCGTGACGTTCGTGATCTCGGACTTCCTCGATCCGACGGCGCGTGCCGCACTTGCGCTTGCCAACCGCCGCCACGACGTCGTCGGCGTGGTGCTCGACGACCCGAGCGATTCGAGTTTGCCCGACGTGGGACTCATCGAGCTCGAGGACGCCGAGTCGGGCGATCGACTCATGGTCGACACCGGCAACGCGCGACTGCGACGCGAGTTCGAACGCCGCGCTACCGAGGCGCGCACCGAACGCGACCGTATGCTCCGCTCCGCCGACGTCGACGCCATCGCGCTCAGGACCGACCGGCCCTACGCCGAGGCTCTCCTCGGCTTTTTCCGAATGCGCGAACGCCGTCATTGA
- a CDS encoding VWA domain-containing protein, with the protein MQLHDPWALLLLALLPLVARGWHRPERQAAVRFPTLGTLRNVQIAGRRRWYWVLPALRVIALVLLVVGLARPQRGRAESRYTGEGIDIMLAVDISGSMLAEDFTLNERRVNRLDAVKDVVRQFVEGRPNDRIGLVLFGARAYTQSPLTLDHGWLLGNLDRARIGMIEDGTAIGSALATAAARLRDADGKSKVLVLLTDGQNNAGKVSPSTAADAVRATGIKTYTIGAGTRGLAPYPARDLFGNTVYQRVQVDIDETTLQAVAEKTGGKYFRATDTASLKAIYDEIDRMERTTFTAPRYLDYDELYPWLAIPALLLFAVEIGLGNTLLRKLP; encoded by the coding sequence GTGCAGCTGCATGATCCCTGGGCACTGCTGCTGCTCGCCCTTCTGCCGCTGGTCGCCCGCGGGTGGCACCGCCCGGAACGGCAGGCCGCCGTGAGGTTTCCCACGCTCGGCACCCTGCGCAATGTCCAGATCGCCGGCCGCCGCCGCTGGTACTGGGTCCTGCCCGCCCTCCGGGTTATCGCCCTCGTCCTGCTGGTCGTGGGCCTTGCCCGGCCGCAGCGGGGCCGGGCGGAGAGTCGTTACACCGGCGAAGGCATCGACATCATGCTCGCCGTCGACATCTCCGGCAGCATGTTGGCGGAGGACTTCACCCTCAACGAGCGCCGGGTTAACCGCCTCGACGCCGTCAAGGACGTGGTGCGGCAGTTCGTCGAAGGGCGCCCGAACGACCGCATCGGCCTGGTGCTGTTCGGAGCCCGGGCCTACACGCAAAGCCCACTCACCCTCGACCATGGATGGCTGCTCGGCAACCTGGATCGCGCCCGGATCGGCATGATCGAGGACGGCACGGCCATCGGTTCGGCACTGGCCACCGCGGCGGCCCGTCTGCGCGACGCCGACGGCAAGAGCAAGGTGCTCGTCCTCCTCACCGACGGACAGAACAACGCCGGCAAGGTCTCCCCGTCGACGGCCGCCGATGCCGTCCGGGCCACGGGGATCAAGACGTACACCATTGGTGCGGGAACCCGCGGCCTGGCGCCGTATCCGGCACGCGACCTTTTCGGCAACACCGTCTACCAGCGGGTCCAGGTCGACATCGACGAAACCACCCTGCAGGCAGTCGCGGAAAAGACCGGCGGCAAGTACTTCCGGGCTACCGACACCGCGAGCCTGAAGGCGATCTACGACGAGATCGATCGCATGGAACGGACAACGTTCACTGCGCCGCGCTACCTCGACTACGACGAGCTTTACCCCTGGCTGGCGATTCCGGCGTTGCTGCTCTTCGCGGTCGAGATCGGGCTGGGGAACACCTTATTGAGGAAGCTGCCGTGA
- a CDS encoding VWA domain-containing protein encodes MLWRAADWLWLLLLAPVFAGFLWWALRRRRLALQRFAEARLLPALVPELDLRRYRWRAALGVLAVALIALALAGPQWGFHWQEVRREGVDVIVALDTSRSMQATDVKPNRLARAKLAITDLVRELQGDRIGLVAFAGTAFVQCPLTVDYGAFDASLRAVHTGIIPRGGTALAAAIDTALEAFEARQSKHEALVLITDGEDHEGDVAAAAKRAAERGVKIYTVGIGTTAGELIPGGTGEGDGFLKDRQGNVVKSRLDENTLQQIATDTGGAYVHGEGPDLGLAILYRDYIARMDKRELHTAMQRRYEERFQWPLLLAVLLLLVEPLIGDRRRRKTHSAARVRRWRGRRREAR; translated from the coding sequence ATGCTCTGGCGTGCCGCCGACTGGTTGTGGCTGTTGTTGCTCGCGCCGGTATTCGCGGGGTTCCTGTGGTGGGCCCTGCGCCGCCGCCGGCTCGCACTGCAACGCTTCGCGGAGGCGCGATTGCTCCCTGCCCTCGTGCCCGAACTCGACCTGCGCCGCTACCGCTGGCGCGCCGCGCTTGGCGTTCTCGCCGTGGCCCTGATCGCGCTTGCCCTGGCCGGCCCGCAGTGGGGCTTCCATTGGCAGGAGGTCCGTCGCGAGGGCGTCGACGTCATCGTCGCCCTCGACACTTCGCGCAGCATGCAGGCAACCGACGTAAAACCCAATCGCCTGGCCCGCGCCAAGCTTGCCATCACCGACCTCGTACGGGAACTGCAGGGCGACCGCATCGGCCTGGTCGCCTTCGCCGGCACCGCCTTCGTCCAATGTCCGCTGACCGTTGACTACGGCGCGTTCGACGCGAGCCTGCGCGCGGTCCACACCGGCATAATCCCCAGGGGAGGCACCGCCCTGGCCGCCGCGATCGACACGGCTCTCGAAGCCTTCGAGGCCCGCCAGAGCAAACACGAGGCCCTCGTGCTCATCACCGACGGCGAGGATCATGAGGGAGACGTCGCCGCCGCGGCCAAGCGCGCGGCCGAACGCGGTGTGAAGATCTACACCGTCGGCATCGGCACGACGGCCGGCGAACTGATTCCCGGCGGCACCGGAGAGGGCGACGGTTTCCTCAAGGATCGCCAGGGAAACGTCGTCAAGTCGCGCCTCGACGAGAACACCTTGCAGCAGATCGCCACCGACACCGGTGGCGCCTACGTACACGGCGAGGGCCCCGATCTTGGCCTCGCCATTCTCTATCGCGACTACATCGCGCGCATGGACAAACGCGAGCTGCACACCGCCATGCAACGCCGCTACGAAGAACGGTTCCAGTGGCCGCTGCTGCTCGCCGTGCTGTTACTTCTGGTGGAACCTCTGATCGGGGACCGCCGGCGCCGTAAGACCCACTCCGCCGCCCGGGTCCGGCGCTGGCGGGGCCGCCGCCGTGAGGCTCGATGA
- a CDS encoding tetratricopeptide repeat protein, producing MKRGTHLIAAALALLSLGWLNSERDRVAEGNRLYAAGKYDEATQRYGEALVDDPESPRLNFNMGTARYKSGKFDEALAAFERVRPAGDDPKREARTAYNAGNSHYRRGADLAATQPQEALAAYALALASYRRALGIDPADADAKFNYEFVTRKLAELRKQIEEQKKKQQEQQDQEQQQEQQPQEQAAPDEQQQSDGQPPERQPGEPPNQTPQEQTGDQQAADNPESAPPQDGESAQEPGEESAAPEPQPVEESSRGEDAAAQGEAEAAESDGSSQNGGAATAAGDGQEISRAEAAALLDAARSDELRPEDIARRMQGAAVAEPRQDW from the coding sequence ATGAAACGCGGAACTCACCTTATTGCCGCCGCGCTCGCACTGCTGTCACTCGGCTGGCTCAACTCCGAGCGGGATCGCGTCGCCGAAGGCAATCGCCTCTACGCCGCCGGCAAGTATGACGAAGCCACGCAGCGTTATGGCGAGGCGCTAGTCGACGATCCCGAGTCGCCACGGCTCAACTTCAACATGGGAACGGCACGGTACAAGTCCGGCAAGTTCGACGAAGCCCTGGCCGCGTTCGAACGCGTCCGCCCTGCCGGCGACGATCCGAAACGCGAAGCCCGCACCGCCTACAATGCCGGCAACAGCCATTACCGTCGCGGCGCCGACCTCGCCGCCACACAGCCGCAGGAGGCTCTCGCTGCTTATGCCCTCGCGTTGGCCAGTTACCGTCGCGCCCTCGGCATAGACCCCGCGGACGCGGACGCCAAGTTCAATTACGAGTTCGTCACCCGCAAACTCGCCGAACTGCGCAAGCAGATCGAAGAGCAGAAAAAGAAACAACAGGAACAGCAAGATCAGGAGCAACAACAGGAACAACAGCCGCAGGAACAGGCGGCTCCGGATGAGCAACAACAGTCAGACGGGCAACCGCCCGAGCGGCAACCGGGGGAGCCGCCGAACCAGACCCCGCAGGAGCAGACCGGCGACCAACAGGCGGCCGACAATCCGGAATCCGCGCCGCCGCAGGACGGGGAATCCGCACAGGAACCGGGCGAGGAATCGGCAGCGCCCGAGCCCCAACCCGTCGAGGAGTCGAGCCGAGGCGAGGACGCCGCCGCCCAGGGCGAGGCCGAAGCCGCGGAGTCGGATGGGTCCTCCCAGAACGGCGGTGCCGCCACGGCCGCCGGCGACGGTCAGGAAATCTCTCGGGCGGAGGCGGCGGCTCTGCTCGACGCAGCTCGAAGCGACGAGCTCAGGCCCGAAGACATCGCCCGCCGCATGCAAGGAGCGGCAGTCGCCGAGCCGCGCCAGGACTGGTAG
- a CDS encoding BatD family protein translates to MLRPALATIVLALVVARPVAAVSVSVDVSPRDLDVGDTATLTLTIEGVQDTTPPDLGTLDGFDVSYVGPSTQVSIVNGEVTARVQHRFALVPRRPGQFNIGPFTVSYGNTPATTETVAVQVRAPGPAAPPRGGGTAPQAPGNDPDTQALRLEAATLKPQVYVNEPFPVDVTLYVGAVRVTDVQYPTLPDGGLAIEKFAEPSQRQQAIDGRTYQVVRFRTTVVPLRPGAQTIGPASMRMSLLERRRGRGQNDPFFGGFFDDAFFSQKRPTELHSNAVPVTVLPLPEAGRPTDFSGAVGQFTLAVTANPPEVAAGDPVTVRMTVSGSGYLGEAVPHFVDTAGFKAYDPSTTASERAPPNASKSLEQVLVPTGPTVNAVPAVRFSFFDPETRQYRTARSEPIALTVRPSIGAATPQVIAGAPSARPRAVEELGRDIVYIKDAPGDLLPTTSPGPDAWLLLWLPVPVAIFGAAAYYDRHRRLMHGDPRYARFSRAGREARAGLAAAAAAAAAQNRAEFYDTTFRTVQSFLAAKLELPPGAVDLEAIAARGVDTETIERLRVLFASCEQARFAAAAGAADMQSLLSTAQDIVRRLERARTYGGASRLGAIVLAAGLGTALPGAVAAGSDPATPQTAFFEGNSAYRTGDYHRAIAAYEQVQGSGHASSALYFNLGNAYFKSGDLGRAILNYRRARNLAPRDPDVLANLAYAESLAGVEPCTPPLWERLAVPLVDRATRNALIYAALGAYTGAFLLLALRRLLPWSPNWIAWCGGGLGLLAVWIGANAVYREVARGGPAAVVVAQGETPVRFEPTTTGTVHFSVREGTLLRIDGERDGWLQVTRCDGRRGWMESGKVAGAGA, encoded by the coding sequence ATGCTCCGCCCTGCGCTCGCGACGATCGTTCTCGCGCTCGTTGTCGCCCGGCCGGTAGCCGCCGTGTCGGTCAGCGTCGACGTCAGTCCGCGCGACCTCGACGTGGGTGACACGGCAACGTTGACGCTCACCATCGAGGGGGTACAGGACACCACACCGCCAGATCTCGGAACCCTGGACGGATTCGACGTCAGCTACGTGGGTCCGTCGACTCAGGTGTCGATCGTCAACGGCGAGGTCACGGCACGCGTCCAGCACCGTTTTGCGCTGGTTCCTCGGCGCCCCGGGCAGTTCAACATCGGGCCTTTTACCGTTTCTTACGGGAACACCCCGGCAACCACCGAGACGGTCGCCGTCCAGGTCCGCGCCCCGGGGCCTGCCGCTCCCCCGCGCGGCGGCGGCACCGCTCCCCAGGCACCGGGCAACGACCCCGACACGCAGGCCTTACGCCTCGAAGCGGCCACACTTAAACCGCAGGTTTACGTGAACGAACCTTTCCCCGTCGACGTCACCCTGTACGTCGGCGCGGTTCGTGTGACCGACGTGCAATACCCGACGTTGCCCGACGGCGGCCTTGCGATCGAGAAGTTCGCCGAGCCGAGCCAGCGACAGCAGGCGATCGACGGCCGGACGTATCAGGTGGTCCGTTTCCGGACGACGGTGGTGCCGCTGCGCCCCGGGGCGCAGACCATCGGGCCCGCCTCGATGCGCATGAGCCTGCTCGAAAGGCGGCGCGGCCGCGGTCAGAACGATCCCTTCTTCGGCGGCTTCTTCGACGACGCCTTCTTCTCGCAGAAGCGACCCACCGAATTGCACTCCAATGCCGTGCCGGTCACCGTTCTACCGTTGCCCGAGGCCGGGCGCCCGACGGACTTCTCCGGGGCGGTTGGCCAGTTTACCCTCGCAGTCACCGCAAACCCGCCGGAGGTCGCCGCCGGCGACCCCGTCACCGTGCGCATGACCGTCTCCGGTAGCGGCTACCTGGGAGAAGCCGTGCCGCATTTCGTCGACACCGCCGGCTTCAAGGCCTACGACCCCAGCACAACCGCATCCGAGCGCGCTCCCCCCAACGCTTCGAAGTCTCTGGAACAGGTATTGGTTCCGACCGGCCCGACCGTCAACGCCGTTCCGGCAGTACGGTTCAGTTTCTTCGACCCGGAGACGCGCCAGTACCGGACCGCCCGGAGCGAACCCATCGCTCTGACCGTCCGGCCGTCAATCGGCGCGGCCACGCCACAGGTAATCGCCGGCGCTCCGTCGGCGCGACCGCGCGCGGTCGAAGAGCTTGGCCGCGACATCGTGTACATCAAGGACGCTCCCGGCGACCTGCTCCCGACGACCTCGCCGGGGCCGGATGCGTGGCTACTGCTCTGGCTCCCGGTGCCGGTCGCGATCTTCGGCGCAGCCGCTTACTACGACCGCCACCGCCGGCTGATGCACGGCGATCCGCGCTACGCACGCTTTTCTCGCGCCGGCCGCGAGGCGCGCGCCGGCCTGGCGGCAGCCGCCGCCGCTGCGGCCGCGCAGAACCGCGCCGAGTTCTACGACACGACGTTCCGCACCGTACAGAGCTTCCTGGCCGCCAAGCTGGAGCTGCCTCCCGGCGCGGTCGATCTCGAGGCGATAGCCGCCCGGGGGGTCGATACCGAAACCATCGAGCGGCTGCGAGTCTTGTTCGCAAGCTGCGAACAGGCCCGCTTCGCCGCGGCCGCCGGCGCGGCCGACATGCAAAGTTTACTGTCCACGGCGCAGGATATCGTCAGGCGCCTCGAACGCGCGCGCACGTACGGCGGCGCGTCCCGCCTCGGCGCGATCGTCCTTGCCGCCGGCCTTGGCACCGCCCTGCCGGGCGCGGTCGCGGCAGGTTCCGACCCGGCAACGCCGCAAACCGCCTTCTTCGAGGGCAACAGTGCCTACCGCACTGGCGACTACCACCGTGCGATCGCCGCCTATGAGCAGGTGCAAGGCAGCGGGCATGCGAGCAGCGCCCTCTACTTCAATCTCGGCAACGCCTACTTCAAGAGCGGCGATCTTGGCCGCGCCATTCTCAACTATCGGCGCGCCCGCAACCTCGCTCCCCGCGACCCCGACGTACTCGCCAACCTCGCCTATGCCGAGTCACTGGCCGGCGTGGAGCCCTGCACCCCGCCGCTCTGGGAACGCCTCGCGGTTCCTCTCGTCGACCGCGCGACGCGCAACGCGCTGATCTATGCCGCACTCGGGGCCTATACCGGCGCCTTTCTCCTGCTCGCTCTCCGGCGCCTGTTGCCGTGGAGTCCCAACTGGATCGCATGGTGCGGGGGCGGGCTCGGCCTCCTGGCCGTGTGGATAGGCGCTAATGCCGTCTATCGTGAGGTGGCGAGAGGAGGCCCGGCGGCGGTGGTCGTCGCTCAGGGCGAGACTCCCGTGCGCTTCGAGCCGACAACGACCGGAACCGTCCACTTCTCCGTTCGCGAAGGCACGCTGCTGCGCATAGACGGCGAGCGCGACGGTTGGCTGCAGGTAACTCGCTGCGACGGCCGTCGCGGCTGGATGGAAAGCGGCAAGGTGGCCGGGGCGGGGGCGTGA
- a CDS encoding riboflavin synthase, giving the protein MFTGIIEEVGEVVDARDGVLRIRGPLVLADARLGDSIAINGVDLTVAAVDENTFTANVMPETYRRSNLGDLKAGDGVNLERSVRPMDRLSGHIVRGVVEGRATVVSFTPEADAIVARFRTPPELLRYMVVKGPVAIDGASLTIIDKTADSFAVSLVQYTQEHTNLNRKRPGDTVNIETDIIARYVEQLVRERDT; this is encoded by the coding sequence ATGTTTACCGGAATCATCGAAGAAGTTGGTGAAGTAGTAGATGCGCGGGACGGCGTGCTGCGGATTCGCGGTCCGCTGGTGCTTGCAGATGCCAGACTGGGCGACTCGATCGCCATCAACGGCGTCGACCTGACCGTAGCCGCGGTGGATGAGAATACGTTCACGGCCAACGTCATGCCCGAGACCTACCGGAGGTCGAACCTCGGTGACCTGAAGGCCGGGGATGGGGTCAACCTCGAACGGTCCGTACGGCCGATGGACCGTCTCAGCGGGCACATCGTACGCGGCGTCGTAGAGGGACGCGCAACGGTCGTGTCGTTCACGCCCGAGGCCGATGCGATTGTCGCCCGTTTTCGAACCCCGCCCGAACTCCTGCGTTACATGGTCGTCAAGGGGCCGGTTGCCATCGACGGCGCCAGCCTGACGATCATCGACAAGACCGCCGACAGCTTCGCCGTGTCGCTGGTGCAGTACACGCAAGAACACACCAACCTGAACCGCAAGCGTCCCGGGGACACAGTAAACATCGAGACCGATATCATCGCGCGCTACGTTGAGCAGTTGGTGCGCGAACGCGACACCTGA
- a CDS encoding MATE family efflux transporter, with product MDPDVVDIDQLPSAGIGAVEAVRIDRPQRLRTIWALAWPVIVTMSLESVVGLVDMLMVGRLGAAAVAGVGVGVQILNAITTVMFAVGTGTLAVVARHIGAGEERDAEDALMQSLLAAAGLAVLATVPVMLWAPELVSIFGVRDDVAAQCTPYVRIIMLGLPADALLFTIAMGLRGAGDTRTPLMVGAVTGLTKLAFNYLLIFGSLGAPALGVPGAALATAIAFTTGAGAALALLASGRLALRLEWHRMRPHLPVMGRVLRIGYPAAIEHALMQIGFFLYIIFAARYGTAAVAAYFIGVRILALSFLPGFGFTAAAGALVGQNLGAQQPLEAERSGWESTRLALYLMTAAGIVIYLAAEPIARLFVDDPAVIANAVPFIHVLAAAQPLMAIDFTLGGALRGAGDTRFPLVAVFVAFYGCRLGLASLVTFWWHLDVFWLWFALIGDYVARCVLKGWRFRSGKWKEAAV from the coding sequence GTGGACCCCGACGTCGTCGACATAGATCAACTTCCCAGCGCTGGAATAGGTGCGGTCGAGGCGGTCCGGATCGACCGCCCGCAAAGGCTACGGACGATCTGGGCTTTGGCCTGGCCGGTGATCGTGACGATGTCGCTCGAATCGGTTGTGGGGCTCGTCGACATGCTCATGGTCGGCCGTCTGGGGGCGGCGGCGGTAGCCGGGGTTGGCGTTGGCGTGCAGATATTGAACGCCATCACCACGGTTATGTTTGCGGTCGGCACCGGCACCCTGGCAGTAGTGGCGCGCCACATCGGAGCCGGCGAGGAGCGCGACGCAGAGGACGCGCTCATGCAGTCCTTGCTGGCAGCCGCCGGGCTCGCCGTGCTGGCGACGGTCCCGGTAATGCTCTGGGCTCCGGAACTCGTTTCCATCTTCGGCGTTCGGGACGACGTTGCGGCGCAGTGTACTCCGTACGTGCGCATAATCATGCTGGGCCTGCCGGCGGACGCGCTTCTGTTCACTATCGCCATGGGTCTGCGGGGGGCAGGAGACACGCGTACTCCGTTGATGGTCGGAGCGGTGACCGGGTTAACCAAGCTGGCATTCAATTACTTGCTGATCTTCGGCTCGCTCGGAGCACCGGCGCTGGGCGTACCGGGAGCCGCACTGGCGACGGCGATTGCTTTCACGACCGGCGCCGGGGCGGCGCTGGCACTGCTGGCGAGCGGGCGGCTGGCGCTGCGTCTCGAGTGGCACCGCATGCGGCCGCACCTCCCCGTCATGGGACGCGTGCTTCGCATCGGCTACCCGGCGGCGATCGAGCACGCGTTGATGCAGATCGGCTTTTTCCTCTACATCATTTTCGCGGCCCGCTACGGCACGGCGGCGGTGGCTGCGTACTTCATCGGCGTACGCATTCTGGCGCTGTCGTTTCTCCCCGGCTTCGGTTTCACCGCGGCGGCGGGAGCATTGGTCGGCCAGAACCTCGGGGCCCAGCAGCCGTTGGAGGCGGAGCGCAGCGGTTGGGAATCGACGCGGCTGGCCCTCTACCTGATGACCGCCGCCGGCATCGTCATATATCTCGCTGCCGAGCCGATTGCGCGCCTGTTCGTCGACGACCCGGCGGTGATTGCCAACGCGGTGCCGTTCATTCACGTGCTCGCGGCGGCGCAGCCGCTGATGGCGATCGACTTCACGCTCGGCGGCGCACTACGTGGCGCCGGAGACACGCGCTTCCCGCTGGTTGCGGTCTTCGTCGCCTTCTACGGCTGCCGCCTCGGCCTGGCGTCGCTGGTCACTTTCTGGTGGCACCTCGACGTGTTCTGGCTGTGGTTCGCCCTGATCGGCGACTATGTGGCGCGCTGCGTCTTGAAGGGATGGCGGTTCCGGTCCGGCAAGTGGAAGGAAGCCGCAGTGTAA